DNA from Mucilaginibacter mallensis:
AGTGCCGGTTCCTGTTTTTCGCGAACTACATGATGAGATGACATACGGGGCAAGTTAACAAATTGCAAGCTGTGATAAATAAAAAACCTGGAAATAGTTTGGCAAATGCCGCTCTATTCCAGGTTTTTATAAATAGCGCTATCGCTGTTAAAATATGTGTATTGTTTACTACTAGGTAAACAAGTTCCGCAAAGCAAGGTTCTCGCGTTCCTTTGATCGGATTAAGAATGTTATCAACCAGTTAAACAATATTGACACACCGAATATCATAAATATCAGCGTGGAGTTACTAATATTGCCAAGCATTAATACTATAAGTATTGATACAACATTAAAGCCTGATAGAATAAGCGTAGTTTGTATATGACTATATCCAAGTGTTAAAATACGGTGATGGATATGATTACGGTCGGCACTGAATGGTGAATCGCCATTAATTATACGTATAGTAAACACACGCAAAGTATCAAATACCGGCCCTATTAAAATAGCAACTGCTAATGCCGGTGCCGAAATAATATCCGGCAATTTACCGCCCGAAAATTTATTCAGCTCAATAAACTTCAAAGCCATAATTGCAGACACCAAGCCTAACAATAATGAGCCTGTATCCCCCATAAATATTTTAGCAGGGCTAATATTATACCTTAAAAAGCCAATGGTAGCGCCCACAAGTGCCAACGCTACAGCGGCCAATTCATATTGTTTCATGTATATAAATAAACCGGCAAAAGTACTGTTAACAATTATCCCGGTTAATGATGCCAGCCCGTCAATACCATCAATCAGGTTAAAGGCATTTACAACGAGTATAATTATTAAGATAGATAATGCCGCACTCACACCATATGAGAGGTCGAACACACCAAATATGCCATACAAACTGGTAAGGCGTATATGGCCCAATACCACCAATATGGCCCCTACAAATGTTTGCATTAAAAATTTCGTGCTCGAATTTACTCCCGACAAATCATCCTTTAAACCCATAGCAAACAATATGATACAGGCTGCAAGCATATAGTTTGTTGGTAATGATTTATCGGCAAAGCCAAACAATAACGCAGTGATGGTAAAACTTACAAAAATTGCAATGCCGCCAAGGCGGGGTATACCATGGTCATGTTGCTTTCTAAAACTCCCTAAATCATCGTATAAGTGCCTTGCCCTTGCTACGTGCAATATCGATGGAATGGCTGATAAAGTAAGCCCCATTGAAAACACTACAATAAAGGTGTATGAAAGAAAAGGATAAGTGTGTAAATAGTCAGGCATATGTGAGGGTTTATTGTAATTATTAATTATTAATCTGCAATAAACGTTCCCCAGTAGCCTTCCCCTTTTTTAACAGCTAAAAATATTGAACAATTTTACGCAATGGTTTGATAATCAGTGAAAATAAAGGGAATTGTATCCCATTGCTACGCATAGCCCTCAAATCAAATTTCCACGCCCTTACCCGATTAGTGGGGCTATTATTGCTCATTCCTCCACACTGCATTTTAACCATCACTTTATTAATATAACAAATACGAATACTTTGTAAATGCATATACCTGAGCATCAGCTCATAATCTGCTGCAGTGCCATATTCAAGACTATAATAGCCCAAACGCTCAAATAATTCTCTTTTACAGTAAAAAGTAGGGTGAGGGGGCATCCATCCCAGATTAAAAATGCCTTTTTTGTAGCTATTGCTACGCCATTTGCGGATAATTTTCCCCTGCTCATCTATATAATCCAGATCGCCATAAGCAATATCGGCATTTTGTTCGGCAAACATATCCGCTACTGACTGCAATATATCGTCTGATGCAAAAAAATCGTCGGCGTTAAGCGTACCTACAATATCTCCTGTAGCAAGCAATATCCCTTTGTTCATGGCATCGTATACTCCCTTATCAGGTTCTGATACCAAAACAGTTACATGATCTTTATACTTATTGATACACTCAATAGTAGTGTCCTTTGATCCCCCATCGATAATAATATATTCAACATTTTTATACCCTTGGGCCACTACAGACTCTATGCACCTGCTAATTGTGGCCCGTGCATTGTAGGTAACAGTAATTAATGATATTTTAAGGTCCTGCATTCCAGAAAAATAAATCTTATTTAAAAGCTGCAAATTATGTATTTTTGCTATCACGCCCTAATTATATGAATAGAACCTTTACTCGCTTCTTAATTTTTACTTACTTAGTTTTCGGTACTATTCTTATTCTTACTTCGTGTTCTTATAAACAAGATCAAATATTGTTTGAGCAAAGGGCTTCACTGGCCAATACACCAAAACCAAAAGATTCAACCGCATTAGATAGCTACCGGATTAAACCTCAGGACATACTTCAGATACGTAACCTGCAAAACATGTCATACATAGTGGGCGATATGGGTAGCCAGGCCGCGTCACCAACAACAACGGCATCAGCATCACCTTCATCAAGCAGTACCTCACCCTCGCAAGGGCAAACCTACCAGGTTGAGGTTGATGGCAGTGTAGCATTGCCTGTTATTGGCCACATACCGGTTGCCGGCCTAACCCGGATAGAAGCTTCAAATAAAATAGAAGCGCTTTATCGTGAAAAGCTACTTAAAGACCCTATAATTGAGTTGAAAATTGTAAACCTTCAGGTAACCATGCTTGGGGAAATAAAAACCCAGGGCAATTATCCTTTAGTAAAAGATAGAACTACATTAGTTGAAATGATTGGCGAGGCAGGTGGCCTTACTGATAAGGCTAATGAAAAAAACATAAAGATCATCAGGGGCAATCCCAAACAACCTGAAATTACAGAAGTTGACCTCGGCAGTATAACCTCATTATCAAACCCGGCAACAATACTTCAAAATGGCGATATCATTTATATAGCAGAAAATAAACGTGCTGTAAAATCAGACAAATTACAGTCTTTCTCAACTGTAATTCAACCCTTTTTACTTTTAGTTAACACAGCTTTAATAATTTTTACGCTTACACGTAAATAATGGAAGAAACCGAGAAGATATCTAAGAGGTTACCTAATCAGGAACTCGACTATTTTAAAATTGCCAAAATACTTATAAGCCGCTGGTATTGGATAGTAGCTTCAATAAGCGTGTGTATGCTTGTAGCCTATGCTTATTTGTGGTATACGCCAAAAAATTATGCTACATCGGCCACGATGAAGTTTGAGGAAAAAAAATCTGAGATATCTGACCTTGTAAGTGTTATTAATGCAGATAAAGGGCCATCAAGGGTACAAAGTGAAACTTATGTAATACAAAGTCGGAGCCTGATACTTGATGCCATTAAGGACCTGGATTACCGTATCAGTTTTTATGTAGGTGGTCGCATACGTACAAGTGATCTTTACCCTGAAAAGCCTTTAAATATTCAACTGTTAAAGTTCGACAGCACAAATTATTTTCATGATCTGATCAGCTTTCAGCCCGTTAATAACAATTCATTTCGCCTTAGTTACAAAGAAGCTGGTAAAACCGTAAAAAAAGTACTCAATTATAACACGCCTGTAAGTGTAGGGCCAACTGCATTCAGCATTAAAAAGCCTGCTTATATATTAAACAAGGTTGTTTACCTGTTTAAGTTTAACACACCTGAGGATTACATGAGCAGGGTAAAAGGTGGCCTCCGCACCAGCGAGGTATCAAAAAACTCAAACATTATCTCCTTACAGCAAACCGATTATAATCCTCAGTTTGCAGCCGATGTGTTAAACGCGATAATGATGGAGTATTTGAACTATGACCGCAATCAAAAAACATTGTCGGCCACCCAAATGATTCACTTCATTCAAAACCAGCTCGATACACTTTCTGCAGAGGTCCGTGGTTCAGCCATCAAGATCAAAGAGAACAAGGAAAATTCAAAGGTTATTGATGTAACCACCTCAACACAAAGTGCATTAAACGGGGCTAAAGACCTGGAAACACAGATCTCTCTGTTGAAGATCCAGGAGATAGCAATAGATCAGCTTAAAAAGCAAATCACCAGTGAAGCCGATAATATAAATATTAACTTCAAGATGGAGGGGGTGATTGATCCTTTACTCGGCGCATTAATTGAAACACTTGATGGCCTGTTGCTGAAAAAAAGCGATATGCTAAAGCAGTTTAATGCCAACTCGCAACCTGTACAGGATGTTAATCAGCAAATATTGCAGTTAAAAAATGCAGCACTCAACAATATCAATGAATCACGTATCCGCATTGAAAAAAGTATAAGCTATCTGAATGATAAATTAAACCAGGTTAATCAGCAAATAGCACTGCTACCTGAAGCTGAACGCGAAATGGTTAGCCTGAAACGTGATTTTGAGGTTAATGATAAAGTTTACGCCTTCTTATCTGAGAAGAAATTAGAAGCACAAATAAGTCGCTCGGCAATATTACCCGGCGCTACAATTATTGAACAGGCCCAACCAAACTACTCCCCGGTTTCACCTAATGAAAGTGGTATACACCGTACAGCCATAATTTTAGGTATACTTTTAGGCTTAGGCTTAATCATATTGATCAGGGTTCTGAATCCTTATATATATGATAAGGAAACTATTGAAAGCCTTACAACCATCCCTATTCTTGGTATTATCAGAAAATTCCCTGATGATATGGATTCAGATAATAAACAAATTCTGGCCATAAGCAAGCCTAAATCTGTTTTTGCCGAATCGGTACGTTCGGTGCGTACCAATTTAAGCTTTTTAGCTTCAGAGAAAACCAGCAAGGTGATCTGCGTTACATCAGAAGTAGCGGGCGAAGGAAAATCATTCGTGGCTATTAACTTGTCAAGCACGCTATCGCTTATTGATAAAAAGGTTATACTAATAGCAGCTGATTTACGCCGTTCAAAAATCCACAAAACCTTTGATGTGCCCAATGATAAAGGTTTAAGTAATTACCTTGCCAATCAATGTACTATTGATGAGGTTATATTGCACTCAAAGCAGGAGAACCTGGATTTTATGGTATCAGGCTCTGTTCCACCTAACCCATCTGAGCTTTTACACAGCCCACGTATGGCCGCCCTTATTGCAGAGCTAAAAACCAGGTACGATATTATTATGATTGATACTGCACCAATAGGCCTGGTTTCTGATGCTATACCGCTCATAAGGGCAAGTGATGTCAATGCATTTGTTATCAGATCAGGTAAATCAAAATATTATGCCGCCACTATACCCCAACGCATCGCCCATGAATACCACCTGGAGAATACAGTAATTATATTAAATGCTTTTGCCGAAGACTTGCTGCACTCACGATATTACACCACTAAGTTCACCGGCGAAAATTATGGTAGCCGATATTATTATTATTCTGATTATTTAGGTTACGAAAGCTCGGGTTATTACGTGGATTCTGACAAAGCAAAGTGGTGGGACATCAGACGTTGGTTTAAAAAACAATAGGCTTTTAGTTTATGGGTGTAAAATTAGATACAGGCAAATGGTACCCGGTTTACACAAACCCACGAGCTGAAAAAAAGGCATATCAATCCTTGATTAACAAAGGAGTTGAAGCTTACCTGCCCTTACAACGGCAGCTTAAAAAATGGAGCGACCGGAAGAAATGGGTAGAAGAACCTTTCATTAAATCATACTTGTTTGTGCATATTAAAGAGCACGAGCAAACCGAAGTATTAATGACAAAGGGCATAGCACGGTTTTTATATTTTGGAGGCCGGATTACCGCTATGCCCGACCGGCAGATAGAACAACTTAAATTATTAATTGCAAGCCCATTTGAACTGGAAGTAACTGAAGAAAATTTGCAACCAGGCGAAAAAATAATTATAAAAGCAGGCCCGCTTAAAGGTATGACCGGTGAGATCATATCCTACCGGTCACAAAAACAGTTGGCATTACGGCTTGAAAGTTTGGGCTGCACTATTATTGTGCATGTTGCAGCTTCAATAATTGATAGATTTTAAAGGTACCTATATATACCAAACGGCATTTTTGATTAATTAAATGCCATGAGTTCAATTAACCGGCATTGTTTTAACCATGCTGATAAACAGTGAGTTGCATATAACCAATGTGACTGACGCGGCGAAGCCATGAATATACCCCAATTATGTGCAGAATTGCTGGAATAATATCTTACCGCTTACAATCGGAAGAGATCAAAACTAAGGTGAAGACTATGTGTCATGCCTTACAACATGGTGGCCCCGATGATGAGGGCATTTTTTCAGATAATGAAAAACACCTGGCATTTGGGCACCGGAGACTTTCAATTATTGATTTAA
Protein-coding regions in this window:
- a CDS encoding MraY family glycosyltransferase: MPDYLHTYPFLSYTFIVVFSMGLTLSAIPSILHVARARHLYDDLGSFRKQHDHGIPRLGGIAIFVSFTITALLFGFADKSLPTNYMLAACIILFAMGLKDDLSGVNSSTKFLMQTFVGAILVVLGHIRLTSLYGIFGVFDLSYGVSAALSILIIILVVNAFNLIDGIDGLASLTGIIVNSTFAGLFIYMKQYELAAVALALVGATIGFLRYNISPAKIFMGDTGSLLLGLVSAIMALKFIELNKFSGGKLPDIISAPALAVAILIGPVFDTLRVFTIRIINGDSPFSADRNHIHHRILTLGYSHIQTTLILSGFNVVSILIVLMLGNISNSTLIFMIFGVSILFNWLITFLIRSKERENLALRNLFT
- a CDS encoding glycosyltransferase family 2 protein → MQDLKISLITVTYNARATISRCIESVVAQGYKNVEYIIIDGGSKDTTIECINKYKDHVTVLVSEPDKGVYDAMNKGILLATGDIVGTLNADDFFASDDILQSVADMFAEQNADIAYGDLDYIDEQGKIIRKWRSNSYKKGIFNLGWMPPHPTFYCKRELFERLGYYSLEYGTAADYELMLRYMHLQSIRICYINKVMVKMQCGGMSNNSPTNRVRAWKFDLRAMRSNGIQFPLFSLIIKPLRKIVQYF
- a CDS encoding polysaccharide biosynthesis/export family protein, with translation MFEQRASLANTPKPKDSTALDSYRIKPQDILQIRNLQNMSYIVGDMGSQAASPTTTASASPSSSSTSPSQGQTYQVEVDGSVALPVIGHIPVAGLTRIEASNKIEALYREKLLKDPIIELKIVNLQVTMLGEIKTQGNYPLVKDRTTLVEMIGEAGGLTDKANEKNIKIIRGNPKQPEITEVDLGSITSLSNPATILQNGDIIYIAENKRAVKSDKLQSFSTVIQPFLLLVNTALIIFTLTRK
- a CDS encoding polysaccharide biosynthesis tyrosine autokinase, which codes for MEETEKISKRLPNQELDYFKIAKILISRWYWIVASISVCMLVAYAYLWYTPKNYATSATMKFEEKKSEISDLVSVINADKGPSRVQSETYVIQSRSLILDAIKDLDYRISFYVGGRIRTSDLYPEKPLNIQLLKFDSTNYFHDLISFQPVNNNSFRLSYKEAGKTVKKVLNYNTPVSVGPTAFSIKKPAYILNKVVYLFKFNTPEDYMSRVKGGLRTSEVSKNSNIISLQQTDYNPQFAADVLNAIMMEYLNYDRNQKTLSATQMIHFIQNQLDTLSAEVRGSAIKIKENKENSKVIDVTTSTQSALNGAKDLETQISLLKIQEIAIDQLKKQITSEADNININFKMEGVIDPLLGALIETLDGLLLKKSDMLKQFNANSQPVQDVNQQILQLKNAALNNINESRIRIEKSISYLNDKLNQVNQQIALLPEAEREMVSLKRDFEVNDKVYAFLSEKKLEAQISRSAILPGATIIEQAQPNYSPVSPNESGIHRTAIILGILLGLGLIILIRVLNPYIYDKETIESLTTIPILGIIRKFPDDMDSDNKQILAISKPKSVFAESVRSVRTNLSFLASEKTSKVICVTSEVAGEGKSFVAINLSSTLSLIDKKVILIAADLRRSKIHKTFDVPNDKGLSNYLANQCTIDEVILHSKQENLDFMVSGSVPPNPSELLHSPRMAALIAELKTRYDIIMIDTAPIGLVSDAIPLIRASDVNAFVIRSGKSKYYAATIPQRIAHEYHLENTVIILNAFAEDLLHSRYYTTKFTGENYGSRYYYYSDYLGYESSGYYVDSDKAKWWDIRRWFKKQ
- a CDS encoding UpxY family transcription antiterminator, with product MGVKLDTGKWYPVYTNPRAEKKAYQSLINKGVEAYLPLQRQLKKWSDRKKWVEEPFIKSYLFVHIKEHEQTEVLMTKGIARFLYFGGRITAMPDRQIEQLKLLIASPFELEVTEENLQPGEKIIIKAGPLKGMTGEIISYRSQKQLALRLESLGCTIIVHVAASIIDRF